In a genomic window of Holophagaceae bacterium:
- the tilS gene encoding tRNA lysidine(34) synthetase TilS yields the protein MNRFEANLLSRIRHRGDSLGNRRVVVACSGGGDSTALLALLVSLRGSLGLELSMAHADHQLRTEARDDSHFVRELARHFDLDLAEARLDVAAHAEQQRLGLETAARDLRWAWLHREAASCGADLIATGHTLEDHTETVFLRLSRGGGVGSLVPLPARQRHRWSPLIEARREELRDYLKSEGLPWREDTSNLDGFTPRNRWRALLPALRQEAPALDQHLWETHLQVRELSDLRDRLVEAWRGERWNLEEGARPAVWLCAEPWREDELRWVLEAAFRHLGWPREAALLRDLSGWAMPHLAGHGRHHQFGHWTLDPHRDEPLHWCLHPSGISPASPGGLN from the coding sequence GTGAACCGATTCGAAGCGAACCTGCTCTCCCGCATCCGCCACCGGGGCGACAGCCTCGGCAACCGGCGGGTCGTGGTGGCCTGTTCCGGGGGCGGGGATTCCACGGCCCTGCTGGCTTTGCTCGTCTCCCTTCGCGGAAGCCTCGGTCTGGAATTGTCCATGGCCCACGCGGACCACCAACTGCGGACGGAGGCCCGGGACGACAGCCACTTCGTCCGGGAACTGGCCCGGCATTTCGATCTGGATCTGGCGGAAGCGCGGCTCGATGTGGCGGCCCACGCGGAACAGCAGCGTCTGGGGTTGGAAACCGCGGCCCGGGACCTGCGCTGGGCCTGGCTACACCGCGAAGCCGCCTCCTGCGGCGCCGATCTCATCGCCACGGGGCACACCCTCGAAGACCATACCGAAACGGTTTTCCTGCGCCTCAGCCGGGGCGGCGGCGTGGGATCCCTGGTCCCCTTGCCAGCCCGCCAGAGGCATCGCTGGTCCCCGCTCATCGAAGCCCGGCGCGAGGAGCTCAGGGACTACCTAAAAAGCGAAGGGCTTCCCTGGCGGGAGGACACCAGCAACCTGGACGGCTTCACACCGCGAAATCGTTGGCGGGCCCTGCTTCCGGCTTTGCGGCAGGAAGCGCCGGCCCTGGACCAGCACCTCTGGGAAACGCACCTGCAGGTGCGTGAGCTCAGCGATCTGCGGGACCGCCTGGTCGAAGCCTGGCGGGGCGAGCGATGGAACCTGGAGGAAGGCGCACGGCCCGCGGTGTGGCTCTGCGCGGAACCCTGGCGCGAAGACGAGCTGCGGTGGGTGCTGGAAGCGGCCTTCCGCCACCTGGGATGGCCGCGGGAAGCGGCGCTGCTGCGGGATCTGAGCGGCTGGGCGATGCCCCACCTCGCGGGTCATGGGAGGCACCACCAGTTCGGCCACTGGACCCTGGATCCGCACAGGGATGAACCTTTGCATTGGTGTTTGCATCCTTCTGGCATTAGCCCTGCTTCCCCGGGCGGGTTAAACTGA
- the bshB1 gene encoding bacillithiol biosynthesis deacetylase BshB1: MALICSSSARTQSLPHPALAAPPPAPPPPPEDRPGGLDLLVIGAHPDDAEVHVGGLLALASRRGLRAGILDLTEGDLGTRGDAGTRSREAAASAKILGVERFCLGFPDGRFTEEEGYRLPLMEKLRELRPEVLVLPAPGDRHPDHRRAHRLSREAAYYAGLKNYPCQGLPWRPKAVAWMAGEMPGPPDLVFDVSEVWTARMAAFDAFGSQFSPAPDAPTRIAHPAFRRGVEGRAMHFASFLLCEWAEALWCEKPVPQALLSLLERLK, encoded by the coding sequence ATGGCCTTGATCTGCTCGTCATCGGCGCGCACCCAGAGCCTGCCCCACCCCGCGCTGGCTGCCCCCCCGCCTGCCCCCCCGCCCCCGCCGGAGGACCGCCCCGGAGGCCTTGATCTGCTCGTCATCGGCGCGCACCCAGACGACGCCGAGGTGCATGTCGGCGGACTGCTGGCGCTGGCTTCGCGGCGGGGACTCCGGGCCGGAATCCTGGATCTCACCGAGGGCGATCTGGGCACGCGGGGCGATGCGGGAACCCGAAGCCGGGAGGCTGCCGCCTCGGCCAAGATCCTCGGCGTCGAGCGGTTTTGCCTGGGCTTCCCGGACGGGCGGTTCACCGAGGAAGAGGGCTACCGCCTCCCCTTGATGGAAAAGCTGAGGGAACTCCGGCCAGAGGTTCTCGTCCTTCCGGCGCCCGGGGACCGCCATCCGGACCATCGCCGAGCCCACCGGCTGAGCCGCGAGGCAGCCTATTACGCAGGATTGAAAAACTATCCCTGCCAAGGCCTGCCCTGGCGGCCGAAAGCCGTTGCCTGGATGGCCGGGGAAATGCCCGGCCCGCCGGATCTGGTGTTCGATGTCAGCGAAGTCTGGACTGCCCGGATGGCGGCCTTCGACGCATTCGGCAGCCAGTTTTCGCCGGCCCCGGATGCCCCCACCCGCATCGCCCATCCGGCCTTCCGGCGCGGCGTGGAGGGGAGGGCCATGCATTTCGCTTCCTTCCTCCTCTGCGAGTGGGCCGAAGCCCTCTGGTGCGAAAAGCCCGTGCCCCAAGCTCTGCTGAGCCTGCTCGAGCGATTGAAGTGA
- the bshC gene encoding bacillithiol biosynthesis BshC: MIATGQQIGAGWTPALSVAKALAALAEARRLGAEAVYWMADEDHDRAEVAATVGLGNGRLAHHRFRFEAPDGTATGWLPWGASQQRDAESWWGDVPDSASQTLRGHALSLGGPLWRLGLRPFSPTDPSVREPIQPELERWRSLDLDHALLGQAERLEREGAPLPLDPRQQAAWFSLDPRTGRRRRLERHEACPKDHWLSPGAALRPLMQSLLLPVEAAVLGPSERAYWRLTEPLWEQVGLPAPRIIARPSVFVLPKGCGLKAERLSDLEALRDGQWQTFASPEGALPSHQIEEMPPDPGWGAVLGARFTKELQRTRHRMERLDRRWMRDLAAQQFNMDPERLRQVLFPFGKAQERVLPGLFWLRDEKLLNRMLEAMDGNRSLVLVEET; this comes from the coding sequence GTGATCGCCACCGGCCAGCAGATCGGCGCCGGGTGGACGCCTGCGTTGTCTGTGGCCAAGGCTCTGGCGGCCTTGGCGGAAGCCAGGCGCCTGGGTGCGGAGGCGGTCTATTGGATGGCGGATGAGGACCACGACCGGGCCGAGGTGGCGGCGACAGTGGGGCTCGGGAACGGCCGCTTGGCGCATCACCGCTTCCGCTTCGAAGCCCCAGACGGGACGGCCACCGGTTGGCTGCCCTGGGGCGCATCCCAGCAACGCGACGCGGAATCATGGTGGGGCGACGTGCCGGACTCCGCTAGCCAGACCTTGCGGGGCCACGCCTTGAGCCTCGGCGGACCGCTCTGGCGCCTGGGCCTCAGGCCGTTTTCTCCAACGGATCCTTCGGTGCGGGAGCCCATCCAACCGGAACTGGAGCGGTGGCGCAGCCTCGATCTGGATCACGCCCTATTGGGGCAGGCCGAGCGGCTGGAGCGCGAAGGCGCGCCGCTGCCCCTGGATCCAAGGCAGCAGGCGGCCTGGTTTTCCCTGGATCCGCGGACAGGCCGGCGCCGGCGCCTGGAACGTCATGAAGCTTGTCCCAAGGACCATTGGCTCAGCCCAGGCGCGGCCCTGCGGCCCCTGATGCAATCCCTGCTGCTGCCCGTGGAGGCCGCCGTGCTGGGACCTTCGGAACGGGCCTACTGGCGCTTGACCGAACCTCTGTGGGAGCAGGTGGGACTTCCGGCGCCACGCATCATCGCCAGGCCCTCGGTGTTCGTGCTGCCCAAAGGCTGCGGCCTGAAGGCGGAGCGCCTTTCAGATCTGGAGGCGCTGCGGGACGGCCAATGGCAGACCTTCGCAAGCCCGGAAGGGGCGCTCCCATCCCATCAAATCGAGGAGATGCCACCAGACCCCGGGTGGGGAGCCGTCCTCGGTGCTCGTTTCACCAAGGAGCTGCAGCGCACGCGTCACCGCATGGAACGATTGGACCGGCGGTGGATGCGGGACCTTGCGGCACAGCAGTTCAACATGGATCCCGAACGATTGAGGCAGGTGCTCTTTCCATTCGGGAAGGCCCAGGAACGGGTGCTGCCGGGGCTTTTCTGGCTTCGGGATGAAAAGCTCCTCAACCGCATGCTGGAAGCCATGGATGGCAACCGAAGCCTGGTCCTGGTGGAGGAAACATGA
- a CDS encoding type I glyceraldehyde-3-phosphate dehydrogenase, translating to MIGVNGLGRIGRILVQRLAAEAPQRLCALNDPADLQTLVHLLRHDSVHRPSPMVVTGEKRSGRDWLRVADLELPLFHEPDPGSIPFESCGATLVVEASGRFTGRDAAARHLRGSVEHVIISAPGKDADITIIAPVNFDALDLSQHRIISNASCTAHATAPMLRVLEEAFGIEAAGMSTVHVVTNDQRLADAPHKDLRRARHAFLSIIPTTSSAFGALHKALPGLPPGFSGSALRVPTLSVNLVDITATLKRDVDAAAVNQAFLDAAAALRWRGILDLAEPECVSRDFIGRTESVVMDLQLTRVLGNRFVKVCGWHDNETGYAERLAELVLTMEIEETTNEEHGRK from the coding sequence ATGATTGGAGTCAACGGCCTGGGACGCATCGGGCGGATCCTGGTGCAACGCTTGGCGGCGGAGGCGCCGCAGCGCCTCTGCGCGCTGAACGACCCGGCGGATCTGCAGACCCTGGTCCATCTGCTGCGCCATGATTCCGTCCACCGCCCCAGTCCGATGGTGGTCACGGGGGAGAAGCGGAGTGGCCGCGATTGGCTTCGTGTGGCCGACCTGGAACTTCCCCTCTTCCATGAACCAGATCCAGGAAGCATCCCTTTCGAAAGCTGCGGCGCCACCCTGGTGGTGGAAGCGTCGGGCCGTTTCACGGGACGGGACGCCGCGGCGAGGCACCTCCGGGGCAGCGTGGAGCACGTCATCATCTCAGCTCCGGGCAAGGACGCGGACATCACCATCATCGCCCCGGTCAATTTCGACGCCCTGGACCTCTCACAGCACCGGATCATCAGCAATGCCAGTTGCACCGCCCACGCCACGGCGCCGATGCTGCGGGTTCTGGAGGAAGCTTTCGGAATCGAAGCCGCCGGCATGAGTACGGTCCACGTGGTCACCAACGACCAGCGCCTCGCCGACGCGCCCCACAAGGACCTGCGCCGGGCCCGCCATGCGTTCCTGAGCATCATTCCCACGACATCGTCGGCCTTCGGCGCCCTGCACAAGGCCCTGCCGGGCCTGCCGCCCGGCTTCAGCGGCTCCGCCCTGCGGGTGCCGACCCTCAGCGTGAACCTGGTGGACATCACGGCCACCCTCAAGCGCGACGTGGATGCGGCAGCCGTGAACCAGGCCTTCCTGGACGCGGCGGCGGCGCTCCGCTGGCGCGGCATCCTGGACCTCGCCGAGCCGGAATGCGTGAGCCGCGATTTCATCGGCCGCACCGAGAGCGTCGTGATGGATCTCCAACTCACCCGCGTGCTCGGCAACCGCTTCGTGAAAGTCTGCGGCTGGCATGACAACGAGACAGGCTATGCGGAACGGCTGGCAGAATTGGTGCTGACAATGGAAATCGAAGAAACCACAAATGAAGAACACGGAAGAAAATAA
- the gap gene encoding type I glyceraldehyde-3-phosphate dehydrogenase produces MKKLAINGLGRIGRLVLRMLVKDPHVQVVAVNDLTDAATLAHLMKHDSVHGTADFAVAADGDFLVLDGKRIRVYAEKDPQNLPFGTLGAQVVLECTGLFTKKKTASAHIQGSVSHVIISAPADDADRTVVMGINEAEMDLAKETVLSNASCTTNCLAPMVQVLDQAFGIEFGLMTTIHSYTNDQRILDLPHKDLRRARAAALSMIPTSTGAAKAIGLVMPHLKGKLDGVAIRVPTADVSLTDLTATLKTEASKDAVNAAFKKASLEGPLAPYLEYLEEELVSVDLVGCPASCSFDPYLTKALGPRMVKVFGWYDNEWGYSARLVDLCLHVLGKL; encoded by the coding sequence ATGAAGAAGCTCGCCATCAATGGGCTCGGCCGGATCGGCCGCTTGGTCCTGCGCATGCTGGTGAAGGATCCCCATGTGCAGGTGGTCGCGGTGAACGACCTCACCGACGCGGCCACCCTGGCGCATCTCATGAAGCACGATTCCGTGCACGGCACTGCGGATTTCGCCGTGGCTGCCGACGGCGACTTCCTTGTGCTGGATGGAAAGCGCATCCGCGTGTATGCGGAGAAGGATCCGCAGAACCTGCCCTTCGGCACCCTCGGCGCGCAGGTGGTGCTGGAATGCACGGGCCTCTTCACCAAGAAAAAAACAGCCTCGGCCCATATCCAAGGCAGCGTCAGCCACGTCATCATCAGCGCGCCCGCGGACGACGCCGATCGCACGGTGGTGATGGGCATCAACGAAGCGGAGATGGACCTCGCGAAGGAGACGGTGCTGTCGAACGCCAGTTGCACGACCAACTGCCTGGCGCCGATGGTCCAGGTGCTGGACCAGGCGTTCGGGATCGAATTCGGACTGATGACCACCATCCACAGCTACACCAATGATCAGCGCATCCTCGACCTCCCCCACAAGGACCTGCGCCGGGCCCGGGCGGCGGCTCTGTCCATGATTCCCACCAGCACCGGGGCCGCGAAGGCCATCGGGCTGGTGATGCCCCACCTCAAGGGCAAACTGGATGGCGTGGCGATCCGGGTCCCGACGGCCGACGTGAGCCTCACGGACCTCACCGCGACCCTCAAGACCGAAGCCTCCAAGGACGCCGTCAACGCGGCTTTCAAGAAAGCCAGCCTCGAAGGCCCGCTCGCGCCCTACCTGGAGTACCTGGAGGAAGAGCTCGTGAGCGTGGACCTCGTCGGCTGCCCGGCGAGCTGCAGCTTCGATCCCTACCTCACCAAGGCGCTCGGTCCCCGCATGGTCAAGGTCTTCGGCTGGTACGACAACGAATGGGGCTACTCCGCGCGGCTCGTGGATCTCTGCCTGCACGTGCTGGGGAAGCTTTGA
- a CDS encoding histidine kinase, with amino-acid sequence MREQLRSLVAEMVRRGIPLEMAKREFERTYLEEVLNSHQGNQSAAARHLGIHRNTFSKKLEAPPVRLRRVVLAS; translated from the coding sequence ATGCGTGAGCAGCTGCGGAGCCTCGTGGCAGAAATGGTGCGTAGGGGCATTCCCCTCGAGATGGCCAAGCGCGAATTCGAGCGGACCTACCTTGAGGAGGTCCTCAACTCCCACCAGGGCAACCAGAGCGCGGCAGCGCGGCACCTCGGCATCCACCGGAACACTTTTTCAAAAAAGCTCGAAGCGCCCCCGGTGCGGCTCCGCCGCGTGGTCCTGGCGAGCTGA
- the pyk gene encoding pyruvate kinase, whose protein sequence is MRKTKIVITMGPALQDSAKLREILLEADAVRLNASHGDPVSRAEVLSDIRALSLELGRHIPVFLDLQGPKWRIGLLDEPARLDVGSVGILVPPGTPVPGGFAWTAPLPHPELFEAAKPGQIWLLDDGALKLEVVESGAGRVTARVLVGGLLKARKGIHPVGLDVAMNPLTEKDLADIEWGVGHGVDLFAQSFVRGAQDVRQLQERIKQHGGSQPVIAKIEHPLALAHLEEILEVSWGVMVARGDLGVELGVECVPGLQKRIIRAARRALKPVITATQMLESMISNPQPTRAEASDVANAIWDGTDAVMLSAESAMGNYPVEAVQWLARIALEADAQQQRGTDSIQRELATKIHGRADVSVAFSACRTAEEIQARWIVAFTEGGGSARMVSRLAGKISVLGATTDIATARCMGLLRGVKALIIPRVESTDAMVEALRELLLAQHELNPGDQIVMTMGLPLWKSGSTNTMKVMGF, encoded by the coding sequence ATGCGCAAAACCAAGATCGTCATCACCATGGGCCCGGCGCTTCAGGATTCCGCAAAGCTGAGGGAAATTTTATTGGAAGCTGATGCGGTGCGCCTCAACGCCAGCCATGGCGATCCTGTTTCCAGGGCTGAAGTCCTGTCGGACATCCGCGCCTTGAGCCTGGAACTGGGCCGCCACATTCCGGTGTTTCTGGACCTCCAAGGCCCCAAATGGCGCATCGGCCTGCTCGATGAACCGGCGCGGCTGGACGTGGGCAGCGTGGGCATCCTGGTCCCCCCCGGAACGCCCGTCCCAGGGGGATTCGCGTGGACCGCGCCGCTTCCCCATCCGGAACTTTTCGAAGCTGCCAAACCCGGCCAGATCTGGCTGCTGGATGACGGCGCGCTGAAGCTCGAAGTGGTGGAGTCCGGCGCGGGCCGGGTGACGGCGCGAGTGCTGGTCGGCGGCCTCCTGAAAGCGAGGAAGGGCATCCATCCCGTGGGCCTCGACGTGGCGATGAATCCCCTCACCGAGAAGGACCTTGCGGACATCGAATGGGGCGTGGGCCACGGGGTGGATCTGTTCGCCCAGAGCTTCGTGCGCGGCGCCCAGGATGTCCGCCAGTTGCAGGAGCGCATCAAGCAGCACGGCGGCTCGCAGCCCGTCATCGCCAAGATTGAACATCCCCTGGCCCTGGCCCACCTCGAAGAGATCCTCGAAGTTTCCTGGGGAGTGATGGTGGCCCGCGGGGACCTGGGCGTGGAACTCGGCGTGGAGTGCGTCCCGGGGCTTCAAAAACGCATCATCCGCGCGGCGCGCAGGGCCTTGAAGCCCGTCATCACCGCGACGCAGATGCTCGAATCCATGATCTCCAACCCCCAACCCACCCGGGCCGAAGCCAGCGATGTGGCGAACGCGATCTGGGATGGCACGGACGCGGTGATGCTGAGCGCCGAAAGCGCCATGGGCAACTACCCCGTGGAAGCGGTCCAGTGGCTCGCGCGGATCGCGCTGGAAGCCGATGCGCAGCAGCAGCGCGGCACCGATTCCATCCAGCGGGAACTGGCCACGAAAATCCATGGCCGGGCCGATGTGTCCGTGGCTTTTTCCGCCTGCCGGACCGCCGAGGAAATCCAGGCCCGCTGGATCGTCGCCTTCACCGAAGGCGGCGGAAGCGCCCGCATGGTTTCGCGCCTCGCGGGCAAGATATCGGTGCTGGGCGCCACCACGGACATTGCCACGGCCCGGTGCATGGGCCTGCTGCGGGGCGTGAAGGCCCTCATTATTCCGCGGGTGGAGAGCACCGATGCCATGGTTGAAGCCCTGCGTGAATTGCTTCTGGCTCAGCACGAACTGAATCCGGGCGACCAGATCGTGATGACCATGGGGCTGCCGCTCTGGAAGAGCGGCAGCACGAACACCATGAAGGTGATGGGATTTTGA
- a CDS encoding CinA family nicotinamide mononucleotide deamidase-related protein has translation MRIECIAIGSELLTTKRLDTNSVWIAERLAGMGLGLHRKTAVGDHREDLAELCEEAFRRSDAIICTGGLGPTFDDFTKEVWADAFGVELVEDAGCRSDLLAWYAQRNRVPPPSNFKQVLFPAGAKPLGNPLGTAPGVFWERNGKLIFMLPGVPREMKRMWMDHVEPVLKPLAGAATHTLRLVVCGVPESTLDQRTEAIRDRHPHLEWTILAGLTQVELVLRSGDSMALEAAREELVPELGQDLACIGSGDLESVVLDALKARGETLAVAESMSGGLVASRLTAIPGCSEAFTGGAVVYSAAAKIALAGLDPAFLQEHGTVGGPTALALAKGIRGKCGATWGLGITGNAGPTLDAGGKDRPLGDCALAVAGPWGEETRTFIVPGDRVDIQLRSAAWALDLLRRTMLSAPLLR, from the coding sequence GTGCGGATCGAATGCATCGCCATCGGCTCGGAACTGCTCACCACGAAGCGGCTGGACACCAATTCGGTCTGGATCGCCGAACGGCTGGCTGGCATGGGCCTCGGGCTCCACCGGAAAACGGCCGTGGGAGACCACCGGGAGGATCTGGCGGAACTCTGCGAAGAGGCCTTCCGGCGCAGCGATGCAATCATCTGCACCGGCGGCCTGGGCCCCACCTTCGACGATTTCACCAAGGAGGTGTGGGCGGACGCCTTCGGCGTGGAACTGGTCGAGGATGCCGGGTGCCGGTCGGACCTGCTGGCCTGGTACGCGCAAAGGAACCGGGTGCCCCCGCCCTCGAATTTCAAGCAGGTGCTGTTCCCCGCTGGGGCGAAACCCCTGGGCAATCCGCTTGGCACTGCGCCGGGGGTTTTCTGGGAGAGGAACGGCAAGCTCATCTTCATGCTGCCGGGCGTGCCCCGGGAGATGAAACGCATGTGGATGGACCATGTGGAGCCCGTGCTGAAACCCCTGGCGGGCGCGGCCACGCACACCCTCCGCCTGGTGGTTTGCGGCGTGCCTGAAAGCACCCTGGATCAGCGCACCGAGGCCATCCGCGACCGCCATCCGCACCTGGAATGGACCATCCTCGCGGGCCTCACCCAGGTGGAGCTCGTCTTGCGGAGCGGCGATTCCATGGCTTTGGAAGCGGCGCGCGAGGAACTGGTGCCGGAGCTGGGACAGGACCTGGCCTGCATCGGGAGCGGCGACCTGGAAAGCGTGGTGTTGGACGCGTTGAAGGCGCGGGGCGAAACCTTGGCGGTGGCCGAGAGCATGAGCGGAGGCTTGGTGGCTTCCAGGCTCACGGCCATCCCGGGCTGCAGCGAAGCTTTCACGGGTGGCGCGGTGGTCTACAGCGCGGCGGCCAAGATCGCCTTGGCAGGTTTGGATCCGGCTTTCCTCCAGGAGCATGGAACCGTCGGCGGACCGACGGCCTTGGCGCTCGCCAAGGGCATCCGTGGAAAATGTGGCGCCACGTGGGGCCTCGGCATCACCGGCAATGCAGGTCCCACGCTCGATGCGGGAGGCAAGGACCGTCCGTTGGGCGACTGCGCCCTGGCTGTGGCGGGGCCATGGGGCGAAGAAACGCGCACCTTCATCGTTCCCGGCGACCGCGTCGATATCCAGCTTCGCAGCGCAGCCTGGGCGCTGGATCTGCTCCGGCGGACGATGCTCTCCGCACCTCTGTTAAGGTGA
- the plsY gene encoding glycerol-3-phosphate 1-O-acyltransferase PlsY: MESPQPFLPVPFQLGLWCLGAFLCGSIPFGLIVVKLLGQGDVRSKGSGNIGATNVSRVAGKGAGILVLLLDVAKGIVPVFLARKAGIAESFLPWIGFGAVAGHVFSPLLRFKGGKGVATAFGIVLAVHWRLGALPLAFFVAALWLTRHVSLGSILAALMLPLEVVLLALSGPYGGFRALGEHAPYLMAWTSIAVLVIAKHHENIRRLQAGTESKLWGPAPEDGTHA, translated from the coding sequence ATGGAATCGCCCCAACCATTTCTGCCTGTTCCGTTTCAGCTTGGGCTCTGGTGCCTGGGCGCCTTCCTCTGCGGGAGCATTCCGTTCGGATTGATCGTGGTGAAGCTGCTGGGGCAGGGCGATGTGCGCTCCAAGGGCAGCGGCAACATCGGCGCCACGAATGTCAGCCGGGTGGCGGGGAAGGGTGCCGGGATCCTGGTGCTGTTGCTGGATGTGGCGAAGGGGATCGTGCCTGTGTTCTTGGCCCGCAAAGCCGGAATCGCAGAATCCTTCCTTCCATGGATCGGGTTCGGAGCGGTGGCGGGCCATGTTTTCTCGCCCCTGCTCCGATTCAAGGGCGGCAAGGGCGTGGCGACGGCCTTCGGGATCGTCCTGGCGGTGCATTGGCGGCTGGGCGCCCTGCCGCTCGCCTTCTTCGTGGCGGCCCTCTGGCTCACGCGCCATGTGAGCCTGGGCAGCATCCTGGCGGCGCTGATGCTCCCCCTCGAGGTGGTGCTGCTGGCCCTCAGCGGGCCCTACGGCGGCTTCCGCGCCCTCGGCGAACATGCGCCCTACCTGATGGCCTGGACCTCCATCGCGGTCCTGGTCATCGCCAAGCACCATGAGAACATCCGCCGGCTGCAGGCGGGCACCGAATCCAAACTCTGGGGTCCCGCGCCCGAAGATGGAACCCATGCCTAG
- a CDS encoding NAD(P)-dependent glycerol-3-phosphate dehydrogenase → MPSRPDIAVFGAGVWGTALAIAWARAGHQVALWGHTPSKMEALVTTRRHPRLNGIELPQNLHPMSDPAEAFTARLWISSIATQASPAAWAALRAQAPDWGAQAPDLLLHTSKGILAQGHQRLAEALEPLLDRPVGVLSGPTFADEVARNLPSAMVMALPMSVSEARAVALQHELATEHLRIYLSRDVVGVELCGALKNVLAIAAGLVENLGLGHNARAALITRGLAEISRLVAAMGGGPDTVMGLAGMGDLLLTATGPQSRNRRLGAYLAEGRTLEEAQDLMGGQVMEGASTTKAALALGRQWGVELPIAEEVARLLDGANPREAVGRLMNRSLKSE, encoded by the coding sequence ATGCCTAGCCGTCCCGATATCGCGGTCTTCGGGGCCGGCGTGTGGGGCACGGCCCTGGCCATCGCGTGGGCCCGCGCTGGGCATCAGGTGGCGCTATGGGGGCATACCCCTTCCAAAATGGAAGCACTGGTCACGACCCGGCGCCATCCGCGGCTGAACGGCATCGAACTCCCCCAGAACCTCCATCCCATGTCCGATCCCGCCGAAGCCTTCACCGCCCGGCTGTGGATTTCCAGCATCGCCACCCAGGCCAGCCCCGCCGCCTGGGCCGCGCTGCGAGCCCAGGCGCCGGATTGGGGCGCCCAGGCGCCGGACCTGCTGCTGCACACCAGCAAGGGCATCCTGGCCCAGGGCCATCAGCGCCTGGCAGAAGCGCTGGAACCTCTGCTGGATAGGCCGGTGGGGGTGCTTTCGGGTCCGACCTTCGCGGATGAAGTCGCGAGGAATCTGCCCTCCGCCATGGTCATGGCCCTGCCTATGAGCGTAAGCGAGGCGCGTGCCGTGGCCCTTCAGCATGAACTGGCCACCGAGCATCTGCGGATCTACCTGAGCCGCGATGTCGTCGGGGTCGAACTCTGCGGTGCCCTGAAGAATGTCCTGGCCATCGCCGCCGGCCTGGTGGAGAACCTCGGCCTTGGGCATAACGCGCGGGCCGCCCTCATCACCCGCGGCCTCGCCGAGATCTCAAGGCTCGTGGCGGCCATGGGCGGCGGCCCCGACACGGTCATGGGCCTGGCGGGCATGGGGGACCTGCTGCTCACGGCCACGGGGCCCCAAAGCCGCAACCGGCGCCTGGGCGCTTATCTCGCGGAAGGCAGAACCCTGGAAGAAGCCCAGGATCTGATGGGTGGCCAGGTGATGGAAGGCGCGAGCACCACCAAAGCTGCGCTGGCGTTGGGGCGGCAATGGGGCGTGGAACTCCCCATCGCCGAAGAGGTGGCGCGTCTGTTGGATGGCGCCAATCCCCGGGAAGCCGTCGGGCGGCTCATGAACCGCTCGCTCAAATCGGAATGA